From Micromonas commoda chromosome 15, complete sequence, one genomic window encodes:
- a CDS encoding predicted protein: protein MRAVTSMPSASSAVPRWTPRRAPSSRRRVSSDRTPARALGSSSPTAGGPGPIRVTWTGGGAAEVSGAGATLGAGAGADARVTLPGVADAHVKLEVKQGRVFVTALKGGGRVTLGDSSLFPGVAYAVKEGATIGLGEEGSEVTVEQVDGGAGTAGIDMMSKMMQMQFEATLKPEIKKALE, encoded by the coding sequence atgcgcgcggtgacctcgatgccgtcggcgtcgtcggcggtccCCCGgtggaccccgcggcgcgcgccgtcctcgaggaggcgcgtctcctccgaccgaacccccgcgcgcgccctcggctcctcctccccgacggcgggcggTCCCGGCCCCATCCGTGTCACGTGgaccggcgggggcgccgcggaggtttcgggcgccggcgcgacgttgggcgcgggcgcgggcgccgacgcgcgcgtgacgctgccgggcgtcgccgacgcgcacgtcaAGCTCGAGGTCAAGCAGGGCCGGGTtttcgtcaccgcgctcaagggGGGCGGGAGGGTCACCCTGGGGGACAGCTCGCTCTTCCCGGGAGTGGCGTACGCGGTGAaggagggcgcgacgatcggtCTGGGCGAGGAGGGGAGCGAGGTGACGGTGGAGCAGGTggacggaggcgcgggaaCCGCGGGGATCGACATGATGTCGAAGATGATGCAGATGCAGTTCGAGGCGACGCTCAAGCCCGAGATCAAGAAGGCGCTCGAGTGA